From one Phaenicophaeus curvirostris isolate KB17595 chromosome 38, BPBGC_Pcur_1.0, whole genome shotgun sequence genomic stretch:
- the RACGAP1 gene encoding rac GTPase-activating protein 1 yields the protein MEATMLNLRSLYDQLMRQVEVLSEGNECQFIQLTKNFEEYRRKLQKAEHELDRYKDLLMKTEAERSALDVKLKHARNQVDVEIKRRQKAETDCEKLERQMQLIRELLMCDASGSIQLSEEQKSALAFLNRPQVSTGPPGNKRLSTIDESGSILSDISFDKTDESLDWDSSVVKAVRLKRRGKRRSSRQYIEGPPGPQKKTRSIGSAVDQGNESIVAKTTLMVPNDGGPIEAISTIQTVPYSVRSQRKSGPLQAWSSESSIGSKQLESKSESDAPSTPRNNGGVRLHDFVSKTVIKPESCVPCGKRVKFGKISLKCRDCRVVTHPECRERCPLPCIPTLTGTPVRVGEGTLMDFVPSTPPMIPSIIVHCVNEIEQRGLHETGLYRISGCDKTVRELKEKFLRGKNTPLLSKVDDIHAICSLLKDFLRGLKEPLLTFRLNKTFMEAAEIPDEDNSVAAMYQAIGELPQANRDTLAFLMVHLQRVAWSPETKMDIANLAKVFGPTIVAHAVPDPDPMTLLQDTKRQPKVVERLLLLPMDYWSQLMMVEQENVDPAHVIENVNAYSTPQTPDLKVSILGPLTTPEHQLSKVQSSSSLSQRVRSTFSKTTPKFGSKSKSTTMLGHQGNFFASPVLK from the exons ATGGAGGCCACGATGCTGAACTTACGGAGTCTGTATGATCAACTGATGCGCCAGGTTGAAGTTTTAAGTGAAGGGAACGAATGCC AATTTATTCAGTTAACAAAGAACTTTGAAGAGTATCggagaaaactgcagaaagcagagcatGAGCTTGACAGGTACAAAGATCTCCTCATGAAAACGGAAGCCGAGCGTAGTGCTTTGGATGTGAAACTGAAACATGCTCGCAATCAAGTGGATGTGGAGATCAAGCGGAGGCAAAAAGCTGAAACGGACTGTGAAAAGCTG GAGCGGCAAATGCAACTGATTCGAGAGCTGCTCATGTGTGATGCGTCTGGGAGTATTCAGCTGAGTGAAGAGCAGAAGTCTGCCCTTGCCTTCCTTAACAGGCCACAGGTTTCTACAGGGCCCCCAGGCAACAAAAG GCTGTCTACAATAGATGAATCTGGCTCAATTCTGTCAGACATCAGCTTTGACAAGACTGATGAGTCACTG GACTGGGATTCCTCTGTGGTGAAAGCTGTCAGGctgaaaaggagagggaagcgG AGATCTTCCAGGCAGTACATTGAAGGCCCACCAGGTCCTCAAAAGAAAACCAGATCAATTGGCTCTGCAGTGGATCAG GGAAATGAATCCATAGTAGCAAAGACAACTCTCATGGTCCCCAATGATGGTGGCCCAATTGAAGCCATCTCTACCATCCAGACTGTGCCTTATAGTGTGAGAAGCCAGAGGAAGAGTG GGCCCTTGCAGGCTTGGAGCAGCGAGTCAAGCATAGGCAGTAAGCAGCTGGAATCCAAATCTGAGTCTGATGCCCCTAGCACCCCAAGGAACAATGGGGGAGTGAGGCTACATGACTTCGTTTCGAAGACG GTTATCAAGCCTGAATCGTGTGTTCCATGTGGAAAGAGAGTCAAGTTTGGAAAAATCTCTCTGAAGTGCAGAGACTGCCGTGTGGTCACTCATCCGGAGTGCCGGGAACGCTGTCCTCTTCCCTGTATCCCCACCTTGACAGGGACCCCTGTCAGGGTTGGAGAG GGGACTTTGATGGACTTTGTCCCTTCTACGCCTCCGATGATCCCTTCCATCATAGTGCACTGTGTTAATGAGATCGAGCAGCGAGGGCTGCATgag ACAGGCCTTTACCGGATATCTGGCTGTGACAAGACAGTGAgggaactgaaagaaaagttccttagaggaaaaaatactCCTTTGCTCAGTAAAGTGGACGATATCCATGCTATCTGCAGCCTTCTCAAGGACTTCCTACGCGGCCTCAAAGAGCCCCTTCTCACTTTCCGGTTAAACAAGACTTTTATGGAAGCTGCAG AAATCCCGGATGAGGACAACAGTGTTGCTGCGATGTACCAAGCAATTGGTGAACTTCCTCAGGCCAATAGGGACACACTGGCTTTCCTCATGGTCCACCTGCAGAG GGTAGCTTGGAGCCCAGAGACAAAAATGGACATTGCCAACTTGGCCAAAGTTTTTGGCCCCACCATAGTTGCCCACGCAGTACCTGATCCTGACCCTATGACACTGCTGCAAGACACGAAGCGGCAACCCAAG GTTGTGGAGCggcttctgctgctgcctaTGGACTACTGGAGCCAGTTGATGATGGTGGAGCAAGAAAATGTTGACCCAGCGCACGTAATTGAGAATGTCAATGCCTACTCCACTCCACAGACACCAGACTTGAAAG tcaGCATCCTCGGACCGCTCACTACTCCGGAGCATCAGCTCTCCAAAGTGCAGTCCTCTAGCTCCCTGTCCCAGAGAGTCCGCTCTACCTTCAGCAAAACCACCCCCAA ATTTGGGAGCAAAAGCAAGTCAACAACCATGCTCGGGCATCAGGGCAACTTCTTTGCCTCTCCTGTGCTGAAATGA